Genomic segment of Methanolobus mangrovi:
TAAAGGCAAATATATAAGAATAAAGTAATATAATTTTAACTAGTACTATACATACAATTTATTTGTGAATTATAGTATAATATTCATTGATACCGGCACGTATAAATATTAGAGAATATGAAAAAGTAGTGTATATACAGAAAAATTATTTAGTTAGACCACAAATATTGTTCACCTTTGCACTAAAACATGTAAGAAAACCAGTGAAAAACAGAAAATATTTACTTTCCAGAAACAGGTGAGATACATTAGTTCCAAAACAAAAGCTGGCAATACTCCTGAAAAAGAACAAAGCTCCAGGAGATGTGAACTTGCTGATATCAACAAGCTTAGTTTCCAGAAAATTAATTGGACTGAAAGAGAAATAACAATTGAACTACTTAATCTATTCAATAAAAGTAATCATCTGGAGGATATTATCTGCTCGGTGATCGAGCTTTTGAAAAACTGGTCCGATTGTGAAGCTGTTGGAATCAGGCTTAAGGATGGGGATGACTACCCTTATTATCAGACACAAGGATTCCCGGATAGCTTTATAACTTCGGAAAATTCACTCTGCGTACACGGCATAAACGGACAGATTCTGAAAGATAAAATTGGCAATCCCGTTCTTGAATGCATGTGTGGGAACGTAATTAGTGAAAGAACAGATCCGCAAATGTCTTTTTTTACCCAGATGGGAAGTTTCTGGACAGGATCCACTTCTGAACTGCTGGCAAACACAAGTGAAGAAGAACGACAGGCACGCACACGTAACCGTTGTAATGGTGAAGGATATGAATCAGTGGCATTGATCCCACTCCGTGCAGATAAAGTCACTTTTGGCCTTATCCAGCTGAATGATCACCGCAAAGATGTATTCACAGCAGAAAGTATCGCTTTATTAGAGTGCATTGCAGACAGCATAGCCCTTGCACTAACACAGAAAAAGGCAAAGGAAGAACTGCAATTGAGTGAGCAAAGACTGAAAAGTATATTCAAAGTTGCACCTGTTGGCATTGGTGTTGTATCCAACCGCATACTCACAGAAGTCAATTCACTTGTATGTGAAATGACAGGATATACTGGAGAGGAGCTTATTGGTTCCACCTCCCAGATACTCTATCCTACACAGGAAGAATTTGAATTCGTGGGAAAAGAAAAGTACCAGCAGATCAACAAAAAAGGTACCGGAACCGTTGAAACCAGATGGAAAAGAAAAGATGGCACCATTATCAATGTTTTGCTGTCCTCAACTCCGATAGATGTTTCAGACCAATCAAAAGGAGTGACATTTACTGCACTGGATATAACCGAGCGCAAGCAGGCAGAAATAAGCTTGCGGGAAAGTGAGGAAAAATTCAGGGAACAGGCAGAAAAGAACAGGGCTATAATCAATACCATACCTGATATGTTGTTTGTTATTGACAAAGATGGATATTATAGAGAATATTATTCAAATGACAGGACAAAAATATCATACATCCCTGAAAGGATAATCGGTGCTAACATATCTGATATTTATCCTGTTGAAGAAGCCATTAGGCTAATCAAAGCATGCAGGGAATGCATCAGTACCAATAAATTGCAGACCATTGAATATCAATACCAGAACAAAGGGAAAAAGATGTTCTTTGAAGCCAGGCTGAGTCCAATATACAATAATCATGCATTGGCTGTTGTCCGTGATATAACTGAAACTAAGAATTCTCAAGAGACGCTGAGAACCATTGCTGAAACAGGGGTTTCTTCCGAAGAAGATATTTTCCGCATTCTTGTTCGTCAACTAGCTGTTTCACAAAACATCCGTTATTCGATTCTTGCAGAGATCCATCCGGAAGATCCGAACACAGCCCATACTATTGCTGTTTGGAACGGGGATGAATATGCTGAGAACTTTAGCTATGAACTTAAGAATACCCCATGCAAAGATGTTACTCATAAAGGGTCATGTTTCTATCCTTCAAATATTCAGGAACTTTTTCCTGATGACCATTTACTAAAAGAGATGGAGGCTGAAAGTTACTGGGGAACACCCTTGAAAGATTCCGCAGGAAGAAGCATTGGACTACTGATAATTCTTGATGACAGACCAATGGAACACTCTGCAAATACCCATTCCATGCTCAAAAGCTTTGCTGCACGTGCAGCAGCTGAACTGGAAAGAAGGCGAACTGAAGAAGCCTTACTGTACTCCAAGATTGTGGCAGATGATATAAACCGCATTAAAAGTGAATTCATGAAGAATGTGTCTCATGAACTCAGGACTCCCTTAACGGCAGTGATCGGGTTTTCAGATGTTTTGCTGAACCATAACTCTGAAGGATTGAGCGAATCACAAAAGACCCATATTAACCATATCCACAACAGCGGACAAAATCTTCTGGACCTGATCAACAAAATACTCGATTTCTCGAAATATGAGATCGATGATCTGGAAACTATCAGCCTCAAAGAACTTTCATTGGATTCACTCATCAGTGAAATTATGATGTTGATGTCCCAAAGGGCTTCAAACAAGAATATTAATATCTCATTTAAAAGAAAAGACTCCATTGGCATATTCTATGCCGATGAAGACAAGTTAACCCAGATAATACATAACCTTCTGGATAATGCAGTTAAGTTTACAAAGGAAGGTGGTTCCGTGAGCATCGAGACGAGAACCCATAATAAAATGCTTCAGGTATCCATAGTTGATACTGGAATTGGAATTGAGAAGGAACATATTAATAGTATATTCAAACCCTTTGTCCAGATAGATGGCTCAATTGCCCGTAAATATAACGGTACTGGAATAGGCTTGGCACTGACAAAGAAGTTTGTGGATTTACATGGTGGCAATATATGGGTCAGCAGCGAACCTGGAAAAGGCAGCAATTTTACTTTTGAGATACCAATTGATCCTAACTGAAATTAAGAATTGGTTCTGAATCCACCTTCAAACTTTTATTTATATTATTTTCACCCCGCTTACAACACTATTATTAACCAGACTGACAATATAGGTTCCTCTTAATTTAAGGGATGGAATAATAATGGATGGTAAAAAACAGATCTATTTAGCAGGGCCGCTTTTTTCACAGGCAGAGAGGGATTTTAATGTACTGCTCAGGGACAGGCTGGTAGAGATGGGGTTCTCAGTGTTTCTTCCACAGGAGGATGGGAACGATACTGAATCAAGTCGTCTGGAGGACAGGCAGAGAATTATTTTTGAGAACGACGTCCGCGGAATTGATGAATCTGATATTGTGCTGGCAGTACTTGATGGTGGTAGCGACGTGGACTCTGGAACTGCATGGGAAATGGGATATGCTTATGCTAAAGGAATACCGGTCCTTGGACTTAAAACAGATTTCAGGACATTCGGAGATGAAGGCATCATCAATCTCATGATGGAAATATCTATTGATACACTGCAAAGAGATGTTGAGGATATTCTCAAAGTGCTTGAAAACTATCTTTAAGTAAAGAAAAATGTAAAAATAAGCCAGGAGGCTTACTCACTTGAGCAAGCCTTATCGTTGAAATCCTTTTCAACGATTTCCCCGTTTGGTTCTTTTTCTGAGAATATCTGACCTTCAAATGAGTATACTTCCGCACCTGTCACCCAGGCATCATGAGGCAGACCTGCCTTCATACATGTGTGATTCAGGAACTCAATTTCATCAAAATCGTTTTCCGGTGCCACCTGTGGCAAAAGCAGACCCTGCCTGTAACCGCTTTTGACTATGAGACCATGTTTTCCTATCTTAATAGAAGATGGAAGGTCCTTTGGCGGAACATCAACGAGTTCAGGTTTCGTCAGAACAGTCACCTCCACTAAAATATTATCCATCTCAGAAATACCTACAGGAGGAAAACGAGGGTCCCTCAGGGCAGCGGAGAGAGCAGAATCAGTGATGGCGTACCTGAGCGGAGAATCAGCATAAGGATGACCGATACACCCGCGCAGATCCCCGTTTATTGTAAGGGTCACAAAGACTCCCCTAACCTCATCAAAGATTTCCGGCAGCTGGATCTCAGAGCCATCCAACATTTCGCCTGTTCTCAAATAAGTTTCAATGGCATCCCTGGCAAGCTGAACAGCTGCCTGACCTTCGGTATATGATAGCAATTTTACCCCTTCACTCATAGCAACACTCCTGTATCCTATACAGGAATTTATTATCTTATCTGTTAAGTCTGTATCGTATGGCTGCGGTCTTCAAAGCTTCTATTCCCGGGAGAGCATCACCTGCAAGATAATCTATACAAGCGCCTCCACCTGTGCTTAAATGTGAAAATTCATTCTCATAACCAAGGTTCCTTATCTCCGCAGAGATATGTCCGCCACCTGCGATAGAATACTCTGAATTAATTGCTGCCCTGATTATCTCATGTGTTCCAAGAGCGAATGGCTCTACCTCGGACAGACCTGCCGGACCATTGAGAACAACAGTTTTTGCATTCTTGATCTCTTCAGAAAAAGCAACGATGGTCTCAAGACCAATGTCGTTTATTGGAAGGTTACCATCCGGCAGCTCACTCACAAGAACTTCAACTCGTTTACCACCATCATTAAAAGCAACATCAATAGGATAACCAATCTTTCCATCAAACTTATCCAGAACCTGCTTTGCCCTTGCTATCTGGTCCGTATAACCCTGCGACTCGATGAAATCCAGATTTACCTTACCAATATCCACACCTGCAGCTGCAAGCATGACATTTGCAACAACGCCGGTAACAAGCACCCTGTCAGCACCACCATTGATTAGTACATGTTCTGCGACTTTCAGGGAGTCATCAACCTTTGCACCTCCAAGAACAAAGATGCATGGCCTTTCGCCACCTTTGATACCTCTGTCAAGAGAGCTTATTTCCTTCTCCATTACCCTGCCGGCACCTGTTGGTAGGATCTCGGTAAAGCCCATGATAGAAAGATGGCTCCTGTGTGATACTGCAAACGCATCATTAAGGAAAATATCGAGCAATGGAGAAAGTTTGCGTACCATGTGTGTAGTTGCATGAGCACTGGCAGGTCTCTCTATGCTTTCTTCGGAGTAGAACCTCACATTCTCGAGCAATATTACATCGCCTTTTTCCATTGATTCAATAGAAGACCTTGCATAAGTGCCAAAAATATCATCAACGTACTCTACTTCTTTGCCAAGATACTGGGACATCCGCTGAGCATGGGGTTTCATGGTTGTGAAATCATTTTTTCCTGCCCTGCTCTGATGAGCCATCAGTACGACTTTCGCATCCTCAAGATCCTTTATAGTAGGTATGTGGCTCTTTATCCTCATATCATCGAGAATATTACCGTCCATATCCATCGGAGTGTTCAGATCCACCCGCACAAGTATGGTTTTACCGTCAACATCAAAATCATCAATAGTAAGATAGTCCCTGCTAGTCAAAATTCCATCACCGCTTCTTTTAACCTGAATGACCATTGATCAATATATAAAATTATTAGTAAGTATGTTAATGAGCCTTGTAGTTTAAGTTTTTTGTCTAAATGAACTAATCTTATTATACCTTTTCCATGAAGGTACAAAAGCCAAAAACTAATATCCGTTGCACTCTATTCCAGAGTGGTGATCATATGAAGATACTTGGAATATCAGGAAGCCCTAAAGCTGGCCAAAATAACGATACATTGATAGAGAAATTACTGGATATCGCAAGCGAGAGAGGTTTTGAGACAGATGCAGTATTCATATCCTCATCCAAAATAGCTCCTTGTACCGCATGCGGGGTTTGTGCCACTGGAGAGAAATGTGTTATTGATGATGATATGCAGCCAGTTTATGACAAACTTGTTGAAGCTGATGCTATTATTGTATCATCACCCGTTTACTTCGGAACCATGACAGCCCAATTAAAAGCTCTCTGTGACAGGAGTGTCGTACACAGGAGACAGGGATTCAAACTCAGCAACAAACTGGGCGCTGCAATGGCAATTGGCGGCTCAAGGAACGGCGGACAGGAGAAAACCATCCAGACAATACATGAATGGATGCACATCCATGGAATGATAGTAGTAGGCGATGGCGGACACTTTGGTGGCATACTCAAAAAACCGGCTGTTGAAGATGAAGAAGGTATGAAGACAGCAGTTGACACCATCAACAAGGTCTGTGACGTTCTCGAAATGATGAAGAAATAAATTATTATTTAGGCTCTTAGTCTCTTTTTGAGGGTCTTAGCACCCTTCCTTTTTTCTATCTTATTTATACCAACATGACAAACCATATAAACAAATTGATATAATCATATTACAGGAATATTTTTCCTTTATGTGGGTGCTATCATGGGAGAAAACACAGACCAATCTCAAAAAAATATAACCGGATTCAGACCACCGGAAGATTTTGCCAGGAATGCCATCGTCAACGACCCTGATATATACGGGAGAGCTGAGGATGATCCTGAAAGTTTCTGGGAAGAGAATGCAAATGGCATTGAATGGTACCGGAAATGGGACAATGTACTGGAATGGGAACCCCCTCTTTCAAAATGGTTCATTGGTGGAAAACTCAATGCATGTTATAACTGCCTTGATGTAAACCTCAAGCAGCGTGCTGATAAGACCGCCATTATATGGGAAGGCGAAAGTGGAGACATCCGTAAATACACTTACAAGGAGCTGCTGGAAGAGGTTTCCAGTTTTGCAAATGTCCTCAAGGGCACAGGTGTGAAGAAAGGGGATATCGTAACCATATATCTTCCAATGATACCGGAAGTCGTCATCGCCATGCTTGCATGTGCACGTATTGGAGCTCCACACAGCGTCGTTTTTGCTGCATTCTCCGGAGAATCACTTGCCACACGCATAGGGAATGCGAACAGTAAGGTACTCATAACCTGTGACGGATATTCGCGCAGGGGAAAGGTGGTGGAGCAAAAGAACAAGGTCGATGAAGGCATCCGTTCCTGTGGACTTCTGGACAAGGTCATTGTTATGAAGCACTATGGAAATGACGTTTCCATGACAGAAGGAAGAGATGTATGGTGGCATGAGGTAATGAAAGATTCAGAGAGCTCATGCGAACCCGAGGTAATGGACTCAGAAGACATGCTGTTTTTGATGTATACCAGCGGTACCACAGGAAAACCAAAGGGAATCGTACACACTACAGGCGGTTATATGGTAGCAACCCATACCACCACAAAATTCGTGTTCGACCTTAAGGAAGATGATATCTACTGGTGTACTGCCGATTGTGGCTGGATCACAGGACATTCCTACCTTGTATACGGACCCCTTTCCAACGGTACAACACTTGTAATGTATGAGGGTGCTCCGGATTATCCCGATAAGGACAGGTACTGGGACATAATCGAGAGACATAAGGTAACGATCCTTTACACCGCACCTACAGCGATCAGGACATTCATGAAATGGGGGCCATCGTGGCCACAAATGCACGATATATCCACACTAAGACTTATCGGTTCTGTTGGAGAACCAATTAACCCCGGTGCATGGCTGTGGTATCATGAGAACATAGGACTTGGAAAATGCCCAGTGGTCGATACATGGTGGCAGACTGAAACCGGAATGATAATGATATCACCGCTGCCGGGAATCACAACAACCAAACCCGGGAGTGCCACCATGCCAATGCCCGGCATCAAGGCTGCTGTCCTGGATGAGAAAGGTAATGAAGTTCCACCGGGACAGGATGGATACCTTGCAATCCTTAAACCCTGGCCCAGCATGGTCCGTACGGTATTTGGGAATGAGGAACGCTTCATTGAGACCTACTGGAGCAAGTGGGACAACAAGACTTACTTTGCAGGTGACGGCGCTAAAAGAGACGAAGATGGTTATTTCTGGATAATCGGACGTGTGGATGATGTTATCAAAGTTTCAGGACATCGTATCGGGAGTGCAGAATTCGAGAGTATACTAGTCTCACATCCGTCAGTAGCAGAAGCAGGTGTTGTGGGAAAGGAAGACGAACTCAGAGGTGAAGTTATATACTCTTATGTAACCCTCAAATCAGGTGTTGAGGAAAGCGATGAGCTTAAAAGTGAACTCACTTCCTATGCTGCAAA
This window contains:
- the acs gene encoding acetate--CoA ligase, which translates into the protein MGENTDQSQKNITGFRPPEDFARNAIVNDPDIYGRAEDDPESFWEENANGIEWYRKWDNVLEWEPPLSKWFIGGKLNACYNCLDVNLKQRADKTAIIWEGESGDIRKYTYKELLEEVSSFANVLKGTGVKKGDIVTIYLPMIPEVVIAMLACARIGAPHSVVFAAFSGESLATRIGNANSKVLITCDGYSRRGKVVEQKNKVDEGIRSCGLLDKVIVMKHYGNDVSMTEGRDVWWHEVMKDSESSCEPEVMDSEDMLFLMYTSGTTGKPKGIVHTTGGYMVATHTTTKFVFDLKEDDIYWCTADCGWITGHSYLVYGPLSNGTTLVMYEGAPDYPDKDRYWDIIERHKVTILYTAPTAIRTFMKWGPSWPQMHDISTLRLIGSVGEPINPGAWLWYHENIGLGKCPVVDTWWQTETGMIMISPLPGITTTKPGSATMPMPGIKAAVLDEKGNEVPPGQDGYLAILKPWPSMVRTVFGNEERFIETYWSKWDNKTYFAGDGAKRDEDGYFWIIGRVDDVIKVSGHRIGSAEFESILVSHPSVAEAGVVGKEDELRGEVIYSYVTLKSGVEESDELKSELTSYAAKNIGPFARPKQIIFSDDLPKTRSGKIMRRVLKAIANNKDPGDVTTLQDPAVVENLKEKTRILDSD
- a CDS encoding phosphoglycerate kinase, with protein sequence MVIQVKRSGDGILTSRDYLTIDDFDVDGKTILVRVDLNTPMDMDGNILDDMRIKSHIPTIKDLEDAKVVLMAHQSRAGKNDFTTMKPHAQRMSQYLGKEVEYVDDIFGTYARSSIESMEKGDVILLENVRFYSEESIERPASAHATTHMVRKLSPLLDIFLNDAFAVSHRSHLSIMGFTEILPTGAGRVMEKEISSLDRGIKGGERPCIFVLGGAKVDDSLKVAEHVLINGGADRVLVTGVVANVMLAAAGVDIGKVNLDFIESQGYTDQIARAKQVLDKFDGKIGYPIDVAFNDGGKRVEVLVSELPDGNLPINDIGLETIVAFSEEIKNAKTVVLNGPAGLSEVEPFALGTHEIIRAAINSEYSIAGGGHISAEIRNLGYENEFSHLSTGGGACIDYLAGDALPGIEALKTAAIRYRLNR
- a CDS encoding nucleoside 2-deoxyribosyltransferase, with the protein product MDGKKQIYLAGPLFSQAERDFNVLLRDRLVEMGFSVFLPQEDGNDTESSRLEDRQRIIFENDVRGIDESDIVLAVLDGGSDVDSGTAWEMGYAYAKGIPVLGLKTDFRTFGDEGIINLMMEISIDTLQRDVEDILKVLENYL
- a CDS encoding TIGR00296 family protein; amino-acid sequence: MLSYTEGQAAVQLARDAIETYLRTGEMLDGSEIQLPEIFDEVRGVFVTLTINGDLRGCIGHPYADSPLRYAITDSALSAALRDPRFPPVGISEMDNILVEVTVLTKPELVDVPPKDLPSSIKIGKHGLIVKSGYRQGLLLPQVAPENDFDEIEFLNHTCMKAGLPHDAWVTGAEVYSFEGQIFSEKEPNGEIVEKDFNDKACSSE
- a CDS encoding flavodoxin family protein, with the translated sequence MKILGISGSPKAGQNNDTLIEKLLDIASERGFETDAVFISSSKIAPCTACGVCATGEKCVIDDDMQPVYDKLVEADAIIVSSPVYFGTMTAQLKALCDRSVVHRRQGFKLSNKLGAAMAIGGSRNGGQEKTIQTIHEWMHIHGMIVVGDGGHFGGILKKPAVEDEEGMKTAVDTINKVCDVLEMMKK
- a CDS encoding sensor histidine kinase; amino-acid sequence: MRYISSKTKAGNTPEKEQSSRRCELADINKLSFQKINWTEREITIELLNLFNKSNHLEDIICSVIELLKNWSDCEAVGIRLKDGDDYPYYQTQGFPDSFITSENSLCVHGINGQILKDKIGNPVLECMCGNVISERTDPQMSFFTQMGSFWTGSTSELLANTSEEERQARTRNRCNGEGYESVALIPLRADKVTFGLIQLNDHRKDVFTAESIALLECIADSIALALTQKKAKEELQLSEQRLKSIFKVAPVGIGVVSNRILTEVNSLVCEMTGYTGEELIGSTSQILYPTQEEFEFVGKEKYQQINKKGTGTVETRWKRKDGTIINVLLSSTPIDVSDQSKGVTFTALDITERKQAEISLRESEEKFREQAEKNRAIINTIPDMLFVIDKDGYYREYYSNDRTKISYIPERIIGANISDIYPVEEAIRLIKACRECISTNKLQTIEYQYQNKGKKMFFEARLSPIYNNHALAVVRDITETKNSQETLRTIAETGVSSEEDIFRILVRQLAVSQNIRYSILAEIHPEDPNTAHTIAVWNGDEYAENFSYELKNTPCKDVTHKGSCFYPSNIQELFPDDHLLKEMEAESYWGTPLKDSAGRSIGLLIILDDRPMEHSANTHSMLKSFAARAAAELERRRTEEALLYSKIVADDINRIKSEFMKNVSHELRTPLTAVIGFSDVLLNHNSEGLSESQKTHINHIHNSGQNLLDLINKILDFSKYEIDDLETISLKELSLDSLISEIMMLMSQRASNKNINISFKRKDSIGIFYADEDKLTQIIHNLLDNAVKFTKEGGSVSIETRTHNKMLQVSIVDTGIGIEKEHINSIFKPFVQIDGSIARKYNGTGIGLALTKKFVDLHGGNIWVSSEPGKGSNFTFEIPIDPN